One region of Bdellovibrio bacteriovorus genomic DNA includes:
- a CDS encoding class I SAM-dependent methyltransferase, which translates to MSVVSGNISPSRTCILASANALEKAQYWASFLNCPVNPANKDDFFFHFVVEADRVYVRDQERRLLEIDFDKNHLDYERKGHRGKNELIAKALGVAKGCRKILDLSVGLAVDSVFLTQLGFQVTGVERSPVLYALLKEAFEKTQKEYLKSYELFYSDSLNFLKEKKGQIEIDSIYFDPMYPHKKKSALPKQEMVVFRDLVGHDDDAADVLKEALTWPVQRVVVKRPLHAEELLPGVRHAYEGKVVRYDTYVVG; encoded by the coding sequence ATGTCTGTGGTATCTGGGAACATAAGCCCGTCTCGAACTTGTATTTTAGCTTCTGCAAATGCTTTAGAAAAAGCGCAGTACTGGGCATCCTTTTTAAATTGCCCGGTAAACCCAGCGAATAAAGACGATTTCTTTTTTCATTTCGTCGTTGAAGCAGATCGCGTGTATGTGCGCGATCAAGAACGTCGCCTTTTAGAAATCGATTTTGATAAAAATCATCTGGATTACGAACGCAAAGGTCATCGTGGTAAGAATGAACTTATTGCCAAGGCTTTGGGTGTTGCGAAGGGCTGCCGAAAAATTTTAGACCTTTCAGTGGGTTTAGCTGTCGACAGCGTGTTTTTGACTCAACTGGGATTTCAAGTCACCGGCGTTGAAAGATCGCCAGTGCTTTATGCTCTTTTAAAGGAAGCGTTTGAGAAAACTCAAAAAGAGTATCTGAAGTCTTACGAACTTTTTTATTCTGACAGTCTGAACTTTTTAAAGGAAAAAAAGGGTCAGATCGAAATTGACAGCATTTATTTTGATCCGATGTATCCGCATAAAAAGAAGTCTGCATTGCCGAAGCAAGAGATGGTCGTCTTTCGTGATCTCGTTGGACATGATGATGATGCGGCGGATGTCTTGAAGGAAGCTCTAACCTGGCCGGTGCAAAGAGTGGTTGTGAAACGCCCTTTGCATGCAGAAGAATTGTTGCCAGGGGTCCGTCACGCATACGAAGGAAAGGTGGTCCGCTATGATACTTATGTGGTTGGGTAG
- a CDS encoding response regulator transcription factor has protein sequence MTTIFLLEDDPILGKAIQLQLELQSYKVEWVQSLTEAKNRASVTSPPDLFLLDVNLPDGNGYDFCQWLRGEKLNTPVIFLTARTDEESVVRGFEEGANDYIRKPFSQKELALRIRNQLSDMKATLDLVRFNGVTLIKNQQVLKHGEALISLNRREFEILTTFFEHPETIVTREQLIERLASGEEIYDRTVDSHISHIRSKLSKNGVKGVKINSVYGQGYRLEKAV, from the coding sequence ATGACGACGATATTTCTTTTAGAAGACGATCCCATTCTTGGAAAAGCCATCCAACTTCAACTGGAACTTCAATCTTACAAAGTAGAATGGGTGCAAAGCTTAACTGAGGCCAAGAACAGAGCCTCTGTGACATCGCCGCCAGATTTATTTCTCTTAGACGTCAATCTGCCAGACGGCAACGGCTATGATTTCTGTCAGTGGCTGCGTGGAGAAAAATTAAATACACCCGTGATTTTTTTGACAGCCAGAACAGACGAAGAAAGTGTGGTTCGTGGTTTTGAGGAAGGAGCGAATGACTATATTCGCAAGCCTTTCAGTCAAAAAGAATTAGCCCTTCGCATCCGCAATCAGCTTTCTGACATGAAGGCCACTTTGGATTTAGTACGCTTCAACGGCGTGACACTGATCAAAAATCAACAGGTCTTAAAACACGGCGAAGCTTTGATTAGTTTAAACCGCCGTGAGTTTGAAATTCTGACGACTTTCTTTGAACATCCTGAGACGATTGTGACCAGAGAGCAACTGATTGAGCGTTTGGCTTCCGGTGAAGAAATCTATGATCGCACCGTCGATTCACACATCAGCCATATCCGCTCGAAGCTTTCTAAAAACGGAGTCAAAGGTGTTAAAATCAACTCGGTCTATGGACAAGGATACCGGCTTGAGAAAGCGGTATGA
- a CDS encoding acyl-CoA thioesterase, which yields MNKIFHTKKTLTFRESDPAGIMFFGNIFGFAHDAFEEFIQAAGYTYQGWFGQRDLIIPIRHTESDFLSPFFPGQTYDIAVTVASFGETSFKMKYVFTQSGKTNAVVHMVHSVVDGKTKQKAALPAEMKSRLQPYLETSKG from the coding sequence ATGAATAAAATCTTTCACACCAAAAAGACCCTAACCTTCAGGGAATCCGACCCTGCGGGAATCATGTTTTTCGGGAATATTTTCGGATTCGCCCACGACGCATTTGAGGAGTTTATTCAAGCCGCTGGTTATACCTATCAGGGCTGGTTTGGCCAACGTGATTTGATCATCCCGATCCGCCACACCGAATCTGACTTTTTGTCTCCTTTCTTTCCTGGTCAAACCTACGACATCGCGGTGACAGTGGCGAGTTTTGGTGAAACTTCGTTTAAAATGAAGTATGTGTTTACTCAGTCCGGTAAAACAAATGCGGTGGTTCACATGGTTCATTCCGTGGTGGATGGAAAAACAAAGCAAAAAGCAGCTTTGCCTGCCGAAATGAAATCGCGTTTGCAACCTTACCTGGAAACGTCGAAAGGCTAG
- a CDS encoding HIT family protein: protein MASIFTKIISGELPSYKIYEDDHVLSFLALDQVNLGHTLVICKEEINHWTEVPAETYAHLHKISQKIGKAILKAAGSPRVGQIVAGFEVPHYHLHLIPAWSIPDLDFKRAQRRSDTEMKQIQNEIIKHLNEMK, encoded by the coding sequence ATGGCCTCTATTTTCACAAAAATTATTTCTGGTGAACTTCCTTCTTACAAAATTTATGAGGATGATCACGTGCTATCCTTCTTGGCTCTGGACCAAGTGAATTTGGGTCACACACTTGTGATCTGCAAAGAAGAGATCAATCATTGGACCGAAGTTCCTGCAGAAACCTACGCGCACCTGCACAAGATTTCTCAAAAAATCGGCAAGGCCATTCTCAAAGCGGCGGGTTCTCCTCGCGTAGGACAAATCGTTGCAGGATTTGAAGTGCCTCACTATCACTTGCACCTTATCCCGGCGTGGTCGATTCCAGATCTAGATTTCAAACGAGCACAACGTCGCTCTGACACTGAAATGAAGCAAATCCAAAACGAAATTATCAAACACTTAAATGAAATGAAGTAA
- a CDS encoding L,D-transpeptidase family protein: MKLFLIAFLHTLLLVSTQANAQFTQAARADYLNIIDELDLGDMRNTMLNVGNEGLNPSRYWTAAMEQAWKVGGYWDANLKRQANENFLLLLEDMHGGVVDPSTMGSDVKMSKKSFVSDKQLRVLMYTHGLRSQPLLMSFSPQSAPYISLKEALRRITYYCNNGMWTNLPTPAKKVELGGSDPAIPAWKERLRLLGYKISSVDQTFDTQMMTAINDIQWLNKVVPDGSITASGSTYKYLNTGCIERARQIRLDMEKLRWFPQTFEDRYIYVNLAMTQFNLIDKQTGTSMNFRTINGRTARPSPTMKDKVVYIVINPYWVVPPTIFREDKMEDLKGLSPSQITEYFDSHNYELWNSTFTRRVDPSTVDWNSLDPNSDNLFYIRQRPHLGNALGVLKFMMTNPYAIYLHDTNQRELFADGQRQLSSGCIRLEQPVELAEYLLKGTNWNRSAIEAAMAKPGEVMENDTRVNLQKPIPVYLVFQTSSLNSDGVIRFSEDTYRQGARMLQRGAY; the protein is encoded by the coding sequence ATGAAATTGTTTCTAATCGCTTTTCTTCACACGTTGCTGTTGGTGAGTACACAGGCTAACGCGCAATTTACGCAGGCCGCACGCGCAGACTACTTGAACATCATCGATGAACTCGATCTGGGTGACATGCGAAACACGATGCTCAACGTGGGGAATGAGGGGTTGAACCCCAGCCGTTACTGGACGGCCGCCATGGAGCAAGCCTGGAAGGTCGGAGGCTATTGGGATGCGAACCTGAAGCGTCAGGCAAACGAAAACTTTCTTTTACTCCTTGAAGACATGCACGGGGGAGTTGTGGACCCAAGCACAATGGGTTCCGACGTTAAGATGTCGAAGAAATCTTTCGTGAGCGATAAGCAGCTTCGCGTGTTGATGTACACGCATGGTTTACGCTCGCAACCTTTACTGATGAGCTTTTCTCCACAATCAGCTCCGTATATTTCTTTAAAAGAAGCCCTTCGTCGTATCACTTACTATTGCAACAATGGCATGTGGACGAATCTTCCGACACCCGCAAAAAAAGTGGAGCTTGGCGGAAGTGATCCCGCAATTCCTGCATGGAAAGAACGTCTGCGTCTGTTAGGCTATAAAATCTCAAGCGTGGATCAGACTTTCGATACGCAGATGATGACTGCAATCAATGACATCCAATGGTTGAACAAAGTTGTGCCCGACGGTTCTATCACCGCCAGCGGAAGTACCTATAAATATCTGAACACAGGCTGCATAGAAAGAGCTCGTCAGATTCGCTTAGATATGGAAAAGCTTCGTTGGTTCCCGCAAACCTTTGAAGACCGCTATATTTATGTGAACTTGGCGATGACTCAATTCAATTTGATCGACAAGCAGACGGGCACCAGTATGAACTTCCGTACGATCAATGGTCGCACCGCGCGTCCTTCACCAACGATGAAGGACAAAGTGGTTTACATCGTGATCAACCCGTACTGGGTCGTGCCACCGACAATTTTCCGTGAAGACAAGATGGAGGATTTAAAAGGTTTAAGTCCATCGCAAATCACAGAATATTTCGACAGCCATAACTATGAACTTTGGAACAGCACTTTCACTAGACGCGTGGACCCATCCACCGTTGATTGGAACAGTCTAGACCCCAATTCAGACAACCTGTTCTATATTCGTCAGCGTCCACACTTGGGGAATGCTTTGGGAGTATTGAAGTTCATGATGACAAACCCTTACGCGATTTATCTGCATGATACGAATCAGCGTGAGCTTTTCGCCGATGGACAAAGACAATTGAGTTCTGGCTGTATTCGCTTGGAACAGCCAGTGGAGTTGGCGGAGTATCTGTTGAAAGGGACGAACTGGAATCGCAGTGCTATTGAGGCGGCGATGGCGAAGCCGGGTGAAGTCATGGAAAACGACACCCGCGTTAACTTGCAAAAGCCTATTCCGGTTTATCTTGTGTTCCAGACTTCGAGTTTGAATTCGGATGGGGTTATTCGGTTCTCTGAGGATACTTATCGTCAGGGAGCGCGGATGCTTCAGCGCGGGGCTTATTAG
- a CDS encoding citrate synthase — protein sequence MAEVNIYEGALDKGLEGVVACTTKVSFIVGDSLNFRGYTIDDLAENSTFEEVTYLLWNDKMPNAKELETFSATLHKEMALSPEFIQVLKAIPTNVHPMGWLRTAVSLMAHWDSDANDNSAEANLRKSVRLTAKMGTLLCAFDAIRKGQEPVQPKADKSIAWNMMYMLGGGKEPNAEHVKVMDTCLILHADHELNCSAFATRVTASSLSDLHSAIVSAIGALKGPLHGGANEQVILMLQKIGTMDKAQQFVKDALQAKEKVMGIGHRVYKNGDPRARILRGMSDKLTKAAGIHHMYEMSTLIDDTMYKEKGLMPNVDFYSATVYFSMGIPTDLFTPIFAASRISGWCAHAFEQYANNRIYRPRGKWAGKEGLKWTPAAQR from the coding sequence ATGGCTGAAGTAAATATCTACGAAGGCGCCTTGGATAAGGGTTTGGAAGGCGTTGTTGCGTGTACGACGAAAGTATCTTTTATCGTCGGTGATTCTTTAAATTTCCGTGGTTACACAATTGACGATCTTGCGGAAAATTCAACTTTTGAGGAAGTTACTTACCTTCTTTGGAATGACAAAATGCCTAACGCGAAAGAGCTAGAGACTTTTTCTGCGACACTTCACAAAGAAATGGCATTGAGCCCAGAATTTATCCAAGTTCTTAAAGCAATTCCTACAAACGTTCATCCAATGGGTTGGTTGCGTACAGCTGTATCATTGATGGCTCACTGGGATTCTGACGCTAACGACAACTCTGCTGAAGCGAACCTTCGTAAATCAGTTCGTTTGACGGCAAAAATGGGAACTTTGCTTTGTGCATTTGATGCTATTCGCAAAGGCCAAGAACCGGTTCAACCTAAGGCTGATAAATCTATCGCTTGGAACATGATGTACATGCTTGGTGGCGGTAAAGAGCCTAATGCTGAGCACGTAAAAGTGATGGACACTTGCTTGATCCTTCACGCTGACCACGAATTGAACTGCTCTGCATTCGCAACTCGTGTAACAGCTTCTTCATTGTCAGATCTTCACTCTGCGATCGTATCTGCGATTGGTGCGTTGAAAGGACCTCTTCACGGTGGTGCCAACGAACAAGTGATCTTGATGCTTCAAAAAATCGGAACAATGGACAAAGCACAACAATTTGTTAAAGACGCTTTGCAAGCTAAAGAAAAAGTAATGGGTATCGGTCACCGCGTTTATAAAAACGGCGATCCACGTGCTCGTATCTTGCGTGGTATGTCTGACAAATTGACTAAGGCCGCTGGCATTCACCACATGTACGAAATGTCCACTTTGATTGACGACACAATGTACAAAGAAAAAGGTTTGATGCCGAACGTGGACTTCTATTCTGCAACTGTTTACTTCTCTATGGGTATCCCCACAGATCTATTCACTCCGATCTTTGCGGCTTCTCGTATTTCTGGATGGTGTGCTCATGCGTTTGAACAATACGCAAACAACCGCATCTATCGTCCTCGTGGTAAATGGGCAGGCAAAGAAGGTCTTAAGTGGACTCCTGCGGCTCAAAGATAA
- a CDS encoding prenyltransferase, which yields MSELITLSKNSPEFESYLLGTFSKTHRALPVQTLNVNSASETVTFRILPLESIKKPSSLTVLLQTFKARSFLLILAPLFLVLTKNIAYRTVVDPLTTAIATVGVLLAFIAVNLRNDYMDHMKGVDRVLERSGSRSIQNGWVTADQVKNYSTVLLSMAILCALPIIFAFPEVAGVIFLSLIIGLWAQFKKQNSFKYQIGGELALFLMLGPLLTVGYQLAMGAGFDWESVWLGCLWGWLVLFVVQLKNFMNIFPSAQAGFTNTVNWLGFDKSRRLLAVWWILFLGFNLLFHVQYAGFYWGFYLSLVLVLLSFSFIYKLKNISSPVGSELRAVFKAGFYLFLITIGLWVFECLWYLGT from the coding sequence GTGAGTGAATTGATCACGCTGTCTAAGAATTCTCCTGAGTTTGAATCTTACCTTCTTGGAACATTCTCGAAAACCCATCGCGCTCTTCCCGTCCAAACACTGAATGTGAATTCAGCGTCTGAGACGGTGACTTTCCGTATTCTGCCTTTGGAAAGTATCAAGAAACCCTCATCGTTGACGGTGCTTTTACAGACTTTCAAGGCGCGCAGTTTCTTGCTGATCTTGGCTCCGTTGTTTTTAGTTCTAACGAAAAACATCGCTTATCGTACGGTCGTAGATCCTTTAACGACAGCCATCGCCACAGTGGGTGTATTGCTTGCGTTCATTGCGGTAAATCTTCGCAATGACTACATGGACCACATGAAAGGCGTAGATCGCGTCCTTGAAAGAAGTGGCAGCCGTTCAATTCAAAACGGTTGGGTGACCGCCGACCAAGTTAAAAATTATTCGACGGTTCTACTTAGTATGGCCATTCTTTGCGCACTTCCGATCATCTTTGCGTTTCCAGAAGTCGCGGGAGTTATTTTCTTAAGCTTGATCATTGGATTGTGGGCTCAGTTTAAAAAACAAAATTCCTTTAAGTATCAGATCGGCGGAGAACTTGCCCTGTTTCTGATGTTAGGTCCCTTGTTAACCGTTGGATATCAGCTTGCCATGGGGGCCGGTTTTGACTGGGAAAGCGTGTGGCTAGGGTGCCTTTGGGGATGGCTGGTTCTTTTTGTAGTTCAACTGAAAAATTTCATGAACATCTTTCCTAGTGCGCAAGCGGGTTTCACGAATACGGTGAATTGGTTGGGCTTTGATAAAAGTCGTCGCCTCTTGGCCGTGTGGTGGATTTTGTTCCTGGGTTTCAATTTGCTTTTCCACGTTCAGTATGCCGGATTCTATTGGGGTTTTTATTTATCCCTGGTTCTGGTTCTTCTCTCTTTCAGTTTTATTTATAAGCTCAAAAATATTTCCAGTCCTGTTGGCAGCGAACTGCGCGCCGTTTTCAAAGCGGGATTTTATCTTTTCCTGATCACCATAGGCTTGTGGGTATTTGAATGTCTGTGGTATCTGGGAACATAA
- a CDS encoding DUF1653 domain-containing protein: protein MAEQNSYENIIPGAIYQHYKGKPYRVIGVGKHSESLEDVVLYEALYENPLGRLWCRPASMWSEIVQVDGQKMPRFKFLFK from the coding sequence ATGGCGGAACAAAACAGTTACGAAAACATTATTCCGGGAGCTATTTACCAACACTACAAAGGCAAACCTTACCGAGTGATCGGCGTTGGTAAGCACAGCGAAAGCTTGGAAGATGTAGTTTTGTACGAGGCTCTTTACGAAAATCCGTTGGGACGTTTGTGGTGTCGACCGGCTTCGATGTGGTCCGAAATAGTCCAAGTCGATGGTCAGAAAATGCCCCGTTTCAAATTCCTATTTAAGTAA
- a CDS encoding YkgJ family cysteine cluster protein: MEEFKFTGDEWWRKGVRFECTGSGKCCTSHGEYGYVFLSLEDRKRFAKHFNMRVGEFTKKYCARSGGIWHLKEDPKNPDCMFLKGKSCGAYEARPTQCRTWPFWPEVMNAKSWAKDVKAFCPGVGRGEVIPAEKIEAQLREQIQSEKGWGK; this comes from the coding sequence ATGGAAGAGTTCAAATTTACAGGTGATGAATGGTGGCGCAAGGGAGTTCGTTTTGAATGCACCGGCTCTGGCAAATGCTGCACGTCTCATGGTGAATATGGCTACGTCTTTTTGAGTCTTGAAGACCGCAAGCGCTTTGCAAAGCACTTCAACATGCGCGTGGGAGAGTTCACGAAAAAATACTGTGCTCGCAGCGGCGGAATCTGGCATTTGAAAGAAGATCCTAAAAACCCGGATTGCATGTTTCTAAAAGGAAAAAGCTGTGGCGCTTATGAAGCGCGCCCCACTCAATGTCGCACATGGCCCTTCTGGCCCGAAGTGATGAACGCGAAGTCGTGGGCGAAAGATGTCAAAGCCTTCTGCCCTGGTGTCGGTCGCGGTGAAGTGATTCCCGCTGAAAAAATTGAAGCCCAGTTGCGTGAACAAATTCAAAGTGAGAAGGGTTGGGGCAAATAA
- a CDS encoding PP2C family protein-serine/threonine phosphatase translates to MADETDFKERISELEHELAVKDAELHRYRLELSKANTALEKLITQISQELKFAQTLQKFLSPTELPNVQGFEFSTKFLPGTRSGGDYFDIFEHEDKLKFGILISSASGYSLSSLLLSVIIKISSQMEARRGLEAHKVVALLAKEIVPHILNEDKASVFYGVVDRRSYEMQYCSVGVIDGFLQVYGQDSLVELLPTGPSFSKDFNTEPQSRTVQLNPRDRLVIATEGLKNSQNSLGVNWGGHGLSEAISRAPKQGVHELRNEILFSNEKYTGKTDPVRDQTLIVTEVKDKVIKLAKN, encoded by the coding sequence ATGGCAGACGAGACTGATTTTAAAGAGCGTATTTCTGAACTCGAACATGAACTCGCAGTAAAAGATGCTGAGCTTCATCGTTATCGCCTGGAACTTTCCAAGGCCAACACGGCATTAGAGAAGCTGATCACGCAAATCAGTCAGGAACTGAAGTTCGCTCAGACGCTGCAAAAGTTTCTTTCTCCGACAGAACTTCCCAATGTTCAGGGTTTTGAATTTAGCACTAAGTTTTTACCAGGCACGCGTTCCGGTGGTGATTACTTTGATATCTTTGAGCATGAAGACAAATTGAAATTTGGAATTTTGATCTCGAGTGCGAGTGGTTATTCTCTGTCGTCACTTTTGCTTTCCGTGATTATTAAAATCTCGTCGCAGATGGAAGCTCGTCGAGGACTTGAAGCGCATAAGGTCGTGGCTTTGCTGGCAAAAGAGATCGTGCCGCATATTTTGAATGAAGATAAAGCCAGCGTCTTTTATGGCGTGGTCGACCGCCGTAGTTATGAAATGCAGTACTGTTCCGTCGGTGTGATAGATGGCTTTTTACAGGTCTATGGTCAAGACAGCTTGGTAGAGCTTCTACCAACGGGGCCTAGCTTCTCGAAAGACTTTAACACGGAGCCTCAAAGTCGCACGGTGCAGCTCAATCCTCGGGATCGTCTAGTGATTGCGACCGAGGGGTTGAAGAATTCTCAGAACTCGTTAGGGGTGAACTGGGGTGGGCACGGACTTTCTGAGGCTATTTCTCGGGCGCCGAAACAAGGTGTTCACGAACTGCGTAACGAGATCTTATTCTCGAATGAAAAATACACGGGTAAGACGGATCCTGTGAGGGATCAAACCTTGATCGTCACGGAAGTAAAAGACAAGGTCATCAAGCTCGCTAAAAACTAA
- a CDS encoding polyprenyl synthetase family protein, whose product MQRSVIDLKVYDPKDFPAYLPKLNKLYDDLFAGGKGFRAKLIRMMSSNLSLDPKAELLLGQTIEFIHNASLLHDDLIDRSHLRRGKTAAWLKYTPEYAVLAGDYLLARVMVNLSGHGNIKLVQYTAEVISDLLEGEWLQDSVVGDFFVTLEQLDRIHNLKTASLFKWCIRAPFIAQERYDEELHRVLEEMGTLLGQLFQRSDDLLDYDIRNDEGKAILGDLKSGYLNSFGAFVSKGRSRQEIDTLVKSKNLEEYYASIGGKAQFDQKLLEFDEMNKGLIQMYNHHLERLKTFLKPGEEGLIDQLRPLTEILYWRRKPS is encoded by the coding sequence TTGCAGCGAAGTGTCATTGATCTTAAAGTCTATGATCCAAAGGATTTTCCGGCTTATTTGCCGAAGCTGAATAAGCTTTATGATGATCTCTTCGCAGGTGGAAAAGGCTTCCGCGCAAAACTCATTCGCATGATGAGTTCCAATCTTTCTTTAGATCCCAAAGCCGAACTTCTTTTAGGTCAAACTATCGAGTTCATCCACAACGCCTCTTTGCTTCACGATGATCTTATTGATCGTTCTCATCTTCGCCGTGGCAAAACGGCGGCATGGTTGAAGTACACTCCCGAATACGCTGTTCTTGCGGGTGACTACCTTTTGGCGCGTGTGATGGTGAATCTTTCTGGTCACGGCAATATCAAGCTGGTGCAATACACGGCGGAAGTGATCTCGGACCTTTTGGAAGGGGAGTGGCTTCAGGATTCAGTTGTGGGCGACTTTTTTGTGACGCTCGAACAACTGGATCGTATTCATAACTTAAAGACGGCCAGCTTATTTAAATGGTGTATTCGCGCTCCATTCATTGCGCAAGAAAGATACGACGAAGAATTGCATCGTGTACTTGAAGAGATGGGAACTTTGTTGGGTCAGCTTTTCCAACGCAGTGATGATCTTCTTGATTACGACATTCGTAATGATGAAGGCAAAGCCATTCTTGGCGATTTGAAATCGGGATATTTAAATTCATTTGGAGCTTTCGTTTCGAAAGGCCGTTCCCGTCAAGAGATCGACACTCTGGTGAAGAGCAAAAATCTTGAAGAGTATTACGCCAGCATCGGTGGTAAAGCTCAGTTTGATCAAAAGCTTCTTGAATTTGACGAAATGAACAAAGGCTTGATCCAAATGTACAATCATCACTTGGAGCGCCTGAAAACTTTCTTAAAGCCCGGTGAGGAAGGTTTGATCGATCAACTTCGTCCTTTGACTGAGATTCTTTACTGGAGAAGGAAGCCGTCGTGA
- a CDS encoding sensor histidine kinase, with the protein MITKPLFRKNFLIFASIILVFVVVAIALSWILTSFERDRMFLRPAGMNRALLDAYDKDPFKALPLLNEFSRKNGLEKHDLINADGVSLTTGKKVLSSALTDDQMHALKKDLAISASPSETQRMPGPPPEVISVTNQEGVFLLSKFGGPRDKPPIGPIVTLTALIACIIISIGIALLYQFSKYQERSREALDVLNSLREGNLSARLPSRKFDELALLTNAFNEMAGDLENMVEQLRKADRTRRELLQDLAHDLRTPLASLRSFLETLQTANHQLSEEKRQEVLSLSFTEVEYFGKLVEDLLFLAQITEPKYSLGTETIRLDERIQEQITVFRQRYPRLQFDFQKTGDTFVLMGAPRLIDRMLRNAFENSSSFAKSKIRIELTQSGKDLQLQLIDDGPGFSEKGLLEFGHKKSSRTLVSESSDNKRISVGIGSVIMKEIAQLHGGLLRASNQVEDGKVLGAKVSFSFTKS; encoded by the coding sequence ATGATAACTAAACCTCTTTTTCGTAAAAACTTTTTGATCTTTGCATCGATTATTTTGGTTTTCGTGGTCGTGGCGATTGCCTTATCATGGATTCTGACTAGTTTTGAGCGAGATCGAATGTTCTTACGGCCTGCGGGGATGAACCGAGCGCTTTTAGATGCTTATGACAAAGATCCTTTTAAGGCCCTTCCTCTTTTAAATGAATTTTCACGCAAAAATGGCTTAGAAAAACATGATCTGATCAATGCAGATGGTGTGAGTTTGACCACGGGAAAAAAAGTTTTGTCGTCTGCCCTGACGGACGATCAAATGCATGCCTTGAAAAAAGATCTAGCGATTTCCGCGAGTCCCTCTGAAACTCAGCGCATGCCGGGCCCTCCTCCAGAAGTGATTTCCGTCACCAATCAGGAAGGAGTCTTCCTTCTAAGCAAGTTTGGCGGACCTCGAGACAAGCCTCCTATTGGACCGATCGTCACTTTGACTGCGTTGATCGCTTGTATCATTATTTCTATCGGGATCGCATTGCTTTACCAATTTTCTAAGTATCAAGAACGCTCCCGCGAAGCCTTGGATGTACTTAATTCTTTGCGCGAAGGAAATCTTTCAGCACGCCTTCCGTCACGCAAGTTTGATGAGTTGGCCTTACTGACGAATGCGTTTAACGAAATGGCGGGTGACTTAGAAAATATGGTGGAACAATTGCGCAAGGCAGATCGCACGCGTCGTGAATTGTTGCAAGATCTTGCTCACGACTTACGAACTCCTTTGGCGTCGCTGCGATCCTTTCTGGAAACTTTGCAAACTGCCAACCACCAGCTTTCAGAAGAAAAGCGACAGGAAGTATTATCCTTGAGTTTTACCGAAGTTGAGTACTTCGGTAAACTGGTTGAGGACCTTTTATTCTTAGCTCAAATCACAGAGCCGAAATATTCTTTAGGTACCGAGACAATTCGCCTTGATGAGAGAATTCAAGAACAAATCACCGTTTTCAGACAGCGCTATCCTCGGCTGCAATTTGATTTTCAGAAAACAGGAGACACTTTTGTATTGATGGGGGCCCCTCGTCTTATTGATCGCATGCTTCGTAATGCTTTCGAGAACTCCAGTTCCTTTGCAAAATCTAAAATCCGTATTGAGCTGACTCAATCGGGAAAAGATTTGCAACTTCAACTTATCGATGATGGTCCCGGTTTTAGCGAAAAAGGCCTTTTAGAATTCGGCCACAAAAAATCCAGTCGCACTTTGGTTTCGGAATCATCTGACAACAAGCGCATCTCTGTCGGGATTGGATCCGTCATTATGAAAGAAATTGCTCAACTGCATGGGGGGCTGCTTCGTGCCTCCAACCAGGTTGAAGATGGCAAAGTCTTGGGTGCCAAAGTCTCATTTTCGTTCACGAAGTCCTAG